The following is a genomic window from Bacteroidota bacterium.
TGATGGTAAATTCAAGTTTATCTTTACCAATTCAGGTCTGGAACCTTTAATTTTATCACAACCTCGTTCTTCGTGTGGTTGCACCGTTCCAACCTGGCCAAAAAAGCCAATACTTCCAGGTAAATCAGATGAAATAGAGGTAACTTATGTTACTAATCGGGTAGGGCCCTTTGCAAAAACAGTTACAATCATGTCAAATGCCAAAACTCCGATTGTAGTTTTAAAAATACAGGGTGAAGTTGTTGAGAAACTTGTAGATGGTACACCATCAAAAAATAGTGGATCAGCCCCAACCAGTAAATAAACCTAATTAAATAACATGATCCCGTCTAAGTCAGGCGGGATTTAATTTTTGATTCGATATGCCAAAGATTTCATTAAAAGGGCAGAAAATGCCCGAATCTCCAATTCGTAAATTGGTTCCTTATGCAGAGAAGACCAAAAGTAAAGGAATTAAAGTGCATCATTTAAATATTGGTCAACCAGACATTAAAACTCCGGAAGTAGCATTGAACGCCATCAGAAATTTTGATCAAAAAGTGGTTGCTTACAGTCATTCTGCGGGTATTTTATCCTATCGTCAGAAGATGTTGAAGTATTATGAAAAACATGATATTCATATTACAGCCGACGATATTATTGTTACTGCAGGAGCATCTGAAGCAATATTATTTGCAATGCAAACCTGTTTGGATCCCGGAGATGAAATAATTATTCCGGAACCTTTCTATGCAAATTATAATGGCTTTGCTATTAATTCAGGGGTTACGGTCAAACCTATTTTCTCAAGCATTGAAACTGGGTTTGCTTTACCGGCGATGGCTGAATTTGAGAAGGCTATTACACCAAAAACAAAAGCCATTATGATTTGTAATCCTAATAATCCGACTGGGTATCTTTATTCAAAAGAAGAACTGGAGGTTTTACAGGAATTGGTTAAAAAGTATGATTTATATTTGATTGCTGATGAAGTATATCGTGAATTTGTTTATGATGGACATAAACACTATTCAGCAATGTATTTAAAGGAAATTGAAAACAACGTTATTTTGATCGACTCCGTTTCGAAAAGATATAGCGCGTGCGGCGTTAGGATTGGATGTATAATTTCTAAAAATAAGGAAGTAATGCAAACGGCACTAAAATTTGCACAAGCTCGATTGAGTCCTCCCACATTTGGTCAGGTTGCCGCTGAAGCCGCTATTGATACTCCGGAATCATATTTTACTGAAGTTGGTGCAGAATACATTGCAAGACGAAATGTTGTTGTAGAAGGTATTAATAAGATTAAAGGTGCATATTGTCCAAATCCGGCCGGTGCTTTTTATGTGGTAGCTAAATTGCCCATCGATAATTCAGATAAATTCTGCAAATGGTTGCTCGAAGATTTTAGTTATAAAAACGAAACTGTAATGTTAGCGCCTGCTTCCGGATTTTATTCAACTCAGGGTAGGGGACTTGACGAAGTGAGAATCAGCTATGTTTTAAACTGTGATGATTTAAGAAGTTCCATCAAATGTTTGGATGAAGCACTTAAAGTTTATCCTGGAAGAACAATTTAATAAAAAATAGACTTATTCAAAATCAGGGTAAAGTAAATATTTTGCCCTGATTTTTTTGTATTCCTTTATGTCGCTTTGCCAGCTCCTCCTGATTTCAGCTTCACTCATTCCTTCAATAATTTGCTGTCTCAGTAAATCTTGTCCAACGAGATTCTCAAAATAGGCCTTGAAAAACTCATCCTTGTTCCCAAAATCCTGATAAAACTGGATTATCCATTTCAAATTTATTTTTTTATCTGCAAAAATTTGTTTTAAATCTATATTTTTTAAATTGATGCCATAACATTTTTGACCCTTAAGTGGAGGGTTTATGCTCGCTTCAGGAATACTCTGTGGTGTAAATGAAAAATCTTTTTTACTGTAATTTGGATGTCCTGCAACCTGAAATGGAAACGAAGTCCCTCTGCCTATACTGACTATGGTTCCTTCGAATAAAGCAAGTGAAGGATATAAAAGTACAGAAGAAAATGTAGGAAGGTTTGGAGAAGGCTTAATAGGTAAATCCATTGTAAGTGAATGGGTGTAGTTTTTTACGGTTATCACTTCTAATTTACATTTCAACTTATTTTCTAACCACGACTCACCATTAACCATCATCGCATATTCACCAAGGGTCATCCCATGCACAATTGGCACAGGGTGCATTCCAACAAAGGATTTATGGTTAGATTCTAAAATTGGCCCATCCACATAAAAACCATTAGGATTTGGTCGATCAAATATAAGTAAGGGAATATTGTTTTCAGCGCAAGCTTCCATCACATATGTCATTGTTGATAGGTATGTGTAAAACCGAATTCCGACATCCTGAATGTCAAAAATAACAATATCGATATCTTTCAAATCTTCAACAGTTGGCTTTTTATGGTTTCCGTATAGTGAAGTTATCGGGAGGCCTGTTTTGGAATCACGTTGATCATCTATTAATTCACCATCTGATTTATCGCCCCTAAAACCATGCTCAGGACAAAATACTTTTTTTAGACCTAATCCTAATTCGACTAAAATATCAACCGAATG
Proteins encoded in this region:
- a CDS encoding DUF1343 domain-containing protein encodes the protein MKSISKLLIIICSLSACQTAESSKKVTIVPYNDLIVGAAQSDIYLPILKGKRIAIVANHTSLVRDKHSVDILVELGLGLKKVFCPEHGFRGDKSDGELIDDQRDSKTGLPITSLYGNHKKPTVEDLKDIDIVIFDIQDVGIRFYTYLSTMTYVMEACAENNIPLLIFDRPNPNGFYVDGPILESNHKSFVGMHPVPIVHGMTLGEYAMMVNGESWLENKLKCKLEVITVKNYTHSLTMDLPIKPSPNLPTFSSVLLYPSLALFEGTIVSIGRGTSFPFQVAGHPNYSKKDFSFTPQSIPEASINPPLKGQKCYGINLKNIDLKQIFADKKINLKWIIQFYQDFGNKDEFFKAYFENLVGQDLLRQQIIEGMSEAEIRRSWQSDIKEYKKIRAKYLLYPDFE
- a CDS encoding pyridoxal phosphate-dependent aminotransferase; translated protein: MPKISLKGQKMPESPIRKLVPYAEKTKSKGIKVHHLNIGQPDIKTPEVALNAIRNFDQKVVAYSHSAGILSYRQKMLKYYEKHDIHITADDIIVTAGASEAILFAMQTCLDPGDEIIIPEPFYANYNGFAINSGVTVKPIFSSIETGFALPAMAEFEKAITPKTKAIMICNPNNPTGYLYSKEELEVLQELVKKYDLYLIADEVYREFVYDGHKHYSAMYLKEIENNVILIDSVSKRYSACGVRIGCIISKNKEVMQTALKFAQARLSPPTFGQVAAEAAIDTPESYFTEVGAEYIARRNVVVEGINKIKGAYCPNPAGAFYVVAKLPIDNSDKFCKWLLEDFSYKNETVMLAPASGFYSTQGRGLDEVRISYVLNCDDLRSSIKCLDEALKVYPGRTI
- a CDS encoding DUF1573 domain-containing protein, with translation MKKFILILGIFLFSSVIVNAQETKDENPNAPQIKFETLIHDYGKILKDSDGKFKFIFTNSGLEPLILSQPRSSCGCTVPTWPKKPILPGKSDEIEVTYVTNRVGPFAKTVTIMSNAKTPIVVLKIQGEVVEKLVDGTPSKNSGSAPTSK